The segment TCGGCCAGCTCGCTCGTCCGCCGGACCGCGGCGAGGCGCTCCTGGTCGCCCTTCTCCTCCAGCCGCTGCTCCACGTCGGGTCGGCGGTCGAAGTGATCGACCATCGAAGTCTTGCCACGGCCGGTGACCAACAGGACGTCGTTCAGACCGGCGGCCGCCGCCTCCTCGACGATGTACTGCAGCACCGGCCGGTCGACCACCGGAAGCAGCTCCTTGGGAACCGCCTTGGTGGCCGGCAGGAACCGCGTGGCGAGACCCGCCGCCGGGATCACTGCCTTCGCCGCGCGCTTCTTCGTCGTCATTCAGTCCACCGCACCTTCACTGGATCGTGCCCGGGCATGCCGCGAGACTATCGGCCGCCACCGTGTCTCGGCGGTTGCGGCCCACCGGTGGCGACCGATTCCCGCTCGGCAAGTCGGTATGTATCTCTACCCGCGTTCTTCGCCGCGTAAAGCGCTTCGTCTGCGGCGTCGAGCACTTCCTGCGCGGTGCTGCCGTGCTCCGGGAAGACCGCGATGCCGATCGAGACGCTGATCGGGATGCGGTCGTCGAGGCCGGGACGCCGCGGGTCGACCGGCACCGGCCAGTCCCGCACCGCGGCGCCGAGTCGTTCCGCCACGATCACACCGCCGTAGGCGTCGGTCTCCGGAAGCAGCACCACGAACTCCTCCCCGCCCTGCCGGAACGCCACGTCCACCTCGCGCAACCCGATCCGGATCCGCCGTGCGAACTCGCCCAGCACCTGATCACCGGCCGTGTGCCCGTAAGTGTCGTTCACTTCCTTGAAGTGATCCAGGTCCAGCACCAGCACGGTGAGCATCCGGCCGAACCGGCTGGCCCGCTCCACCTCCCGGCGCAGCACCTCACGTAGATAACGGTAGTTCCAGAGACCGGTGAGCGGGTCGGTCAGAGAAAGTCGCTGGGCTTCCTCGTGCACCCGTACGTTGTGCACCGCGACCCCGGCCTGACCAGCGAAGGTACGCACAGTCCGCAGGTCCGCGTCGTCGAAGGCCGGCCCGCCCAGCCGATCGTAGAGAGCCAGCACGCCGAGCGCGCCCGGTTCCGGTTCGGTCTCCTCGCTGGGCGGGGCGCAGATCGGCACAGCGAGATACGACTCACACACCGGCTCGTCCGGGCCCGACCCGCCGTTGCCCCGCCGCGGCGTCGCGGTGGCCGCCACGGCCCCGAGCACGCCCCGGCCCGGCACCAGACGGCGCTGCGTCAGCTCCGCGGCCGGCACGTCCCAGGCACCGGTCAGCCCGGCGCCGCAGCGCGCGGCCAGTCGCCCGTCGGCCGGGTCGGCGAGCAGGACCAGCCCGGCTCGCGCACCGGTCGCGGTCATCGCGGTCCGCAGGATCACCGGCAGGATGCGGTCCAGGTCGTGGGTGCTGGACAGGGTGTCGCCCAGAATCGCCAGGTGGCGCCGCAGCTGATCCCGGCTCGCGGTCAGCGCCTGCACGTAGGACTGCAGCTCCCGGGTCATCCGGTTGAACGTGCCGGCCAGCCGCCCCAGCTCGTCCGGGCGCGGGATCGGCACCCGGGTGTCGAGATCACCGTTGGCCACCCGGTCCGCCGCCCAGGCCAGATCGCCGAGCGGGCGGGTGGTGGAGCGGGCCAGCCAGCGGGCGGCCAGCACCGCGATCACAGCGGTGGTCAGGACGATCAGCAGTAGAATCGCGTACCGGAAACTCGCATCTCCGGCCGGAATGCTCAGCGTGAGCGGCAATGGTTGGCCCGGCCCGCCGGTCAGTTTCTGGGTCACCGTGCCGTCGCGCTGCGGCGCGGCGGCGCCGAGCGCCACACCGACCCCACCGGCCGCGCCGAGGCGGTCCAGCATTGCTTGATCGATGCGCTGAGCAGCGATGACGGTCAGACCTTCGGCGTACGCGGACGCGGAGATTCCGGTGACCGCAGTGGCGTCCTGGCCGTCCCACCCTCCGCCGGCGCAATCCCGCCAGCCTGCCGCGGTGTCGTCCGAACCGGTGCCGGTGCTGATCCGCGGCTGAATCGCGGCGTCCGGAGCTCCACCGCGCCCGCTCAGCGCCCCTCCGCTTTGATCCGGATCGGTCAGGCGTACCTCGGTGGCAAGACCTCGCGAGATCAACTGGTCAGCCACCGCGGAACGGGCCTCCACCGGGACCACCGCGACCGAGTCAGCCACCGCCTGCAGCTGCCGGCAGAGCGCTCCCACAGCAGCTCCGACGGTCGTCGCGGCATGGTCGAGGCGCTCGGCGGTCCGTTCCCGGCTCACCGCGCCGACAGTCAGGGCCACGAAGATCGACCCGAGCAGGACCGGACCGAGCACGACCACCAGAAACGCGCTGGTGAGCCGGCCACGTAATGTCACACATCCTCCCGGGAGTGGCCCTCTTTGGAGCGATGCTGACATAGTGTGCACCGTTTGCCGGTTTTCGAAAGGGGGTGTTGCATGTCGGATTTAGCCGGTGACGCGGAAAAATCACCACAAAACAAGATCGCGCTGCGCGCTCGCCTGCTCACCGCGCGTCGATCACTCTCGGACGGCACCCTCGCGGCCGCAGCCGCGCAACTTCAAGATCAAACCCTTGCTCTGGTACGCCGGACCGCGCCCTCGACCCTTGCGGCGTACGTGCCGATCGGCTCCGAACCGGGCGGCCCCGACCTGCCGAACCTGCTGGCCGACGCGCTCGCGCCCGGCGGGCGGCTGATCGTTCCGGTCCTGCTCGCCGACAACGACCTGGACTGGGCCGTCTGGGACGCCCGGCTGCTCAGGGGACCGCGTGGCCTGCTGGAACCGGACGGTCCACGACTCGGCGTGAACGCGATCCGGGAAGCCGACCTCGTGCTGGTCCCGGCGCTCGCGGTGGGCCCGGACGGCACCCGGATGGGCCGCGGCGGCGGCTCCTACGACCGCGTCCTCGCCCGCCTGCCGAATCCGGGCCCGCTCACCGTGGCACTGCTCCACGATGGTGAGGAGGTCGACGAGGTTCCGGCCGAACCGCACGACCGCCGGGTCCACGCTGTGATCACACCCACTGGCGGCTTCTCCCTCAAGCCGGGCCCCGAGTGGACGAATTGACCTCCGATGCCGCAACATTGGCACTCGGAGTTGGCGAGTGCCAGCAGCCGATCGATCCGGAGGAGCCGTGCCTACCTACCAGTACGCCTGCACCGAGTGTGGTGAGCAGCTCGAAGCCGTGCAGTCCTTCTCCGACCCGGCGCTCACCGAGTGTCCGAACTGCCACGGCAAGCTCCGTAAGGTGTTCAACTCGGTCGGCATCGTCTTCAAGGGTTCCGGCTTCTACCGCAACGACTCGCGGTCCGGCAACGTAAGCGCCGAGAAGTCCGGCGCCGCCACCCCCGACGCCGCAGCCAAGAAGCCGGAGACGTCCTCGACGGGATCCTCGTCGTCTTCGTCGTCCACCACCCCGGCCGCAGCCTCGTCGTCCTCATCGTCATCGAGCTCCTCGTCCGGCTCCGCAACCGCCGCGGCTTCCTGACCTCAACAGCGAAAAGCGCGCCGAGCCCTCAACCGGCCCGGCGCGCTTCCTCGTGCCCGCGGCCTATCCCGCCCGGCCAGCTTCCTCGCGGCCAGCCCTACCTCGGGGCCAGCCCTACCTCGGGGCCGGCACCGTTCCTCGCGGCTACCTGCCTTCCCTCGCGGCCAGCGCCGACCTCGCGATCACCGCGCTTCCTCGCGAGCACCCGCCTTTCCACGCGGCCACCACCCACCTCGCGCCGCCGCGCTTCGTCACGGCCACCACCTCGCGCCGCCACGCTTCGTCGCGGCCACCACCCACCTCCCGCCGCCGCGCTTCGTCGCGGCCACCCACCTCGCGCCGCCGCGCTTTGTCGCGGCCACCACCCACCTTGCGCCGCCGCGCTTCGTCGCGGCCGGCGCCCCAACTCGCAGCCTCCGCGCTCTTAGCAAGATCTCCTGAGGTCGCCGGCGTTATCCACAATTCCCGGCCGTCCACAGCCTGCCGCCCAGGCCGCCCACAAATCTCCTACCGTCGGCCCGCCAGCACAGCGCGGCGAGTCAGGAGGTCAGGGTGCCCCGTTCCGATCCGGCAGGCGAACGCCTCGACCCGGTGAAATGGCGCGGTCCCAGCCGCGGCTCGCTCCTGCGCCTAGCCACCGTCGCAGTGTTGTTGATCACAGCAGCCGCCGTCCTGTGGATGCGGCCGACCACCTGCCCCGCGCCGATCATCACCGGTTCGGCATCACCGGCCGCCCCTGAACCACCACGATCGTCCACCGGCGTGACAGCGGTCCCGGCGGGAAGCGTCGGCCTACCGGTCCGGCTGGCCGACCCGGCGGCATTGGCCGTGGTCCGGCCCGGCAATCGGGTCGACCTGCTCCGGCTCGAGGACGACGACGGCCGCCGCACCACACCGGTCGCGAGCAACGCGCTGGTCCTGGAGGTCACCGGCAAAGACGATCCAGTCACCGGCGGCCTGCTGCTCGCTCTGCGCCCAGCCGATGCAGAACGCGCGGTGGCAGCCCCGGGCCGAGGCTTCGCCATCCTGATCCGCCCCGGCTGAGCAACGCATCACGGTCGCCCGAGCCTGAATCCGGCGCGCAAGCGGGATTCGGCGCGCAAGCGCGGATCCGGCGCGCAAGCGGGATCCGGCGCGCAAGCGGGGACTCGGCGCCCTGAGCTTGAATCCGGCGCGCCGAGTGGGGATCCGGCGCGTCCGCACCTGGGTCCGGGTGTCAGTCCCAGTGAGGCGGCCGGTCCTCCAGCAGGCGATCGTCGTTGGAGTAGCTGACCTCGCCCCAGCCCCGCTCGGTGTCGTCACGGGTCTGATCAGGCAACACCGGCGCCTCTTCGGACTCGAAGTCGACCTCGCGCTCGGCGTCGCTGTCCCGCTCCGGGTCATCCAGGATGTCCACGACTACGAGGGTAAGCCGACAGCCACGCGGCCGTCGTCCCCCTCCGGCTGTACCGTCGGTGAACGTGAGCTCCCCCACCAGCGAGCCGGACGACGCGTTCTGGCAGCGTCCCGACCCTTCCGCAGCATCGCTCGGCCGCCCGGACCGGGACGAGCCGCCCGTACCCGAGCCGCCCGGCTATGCCGGACCGCCCCGAGCCGACCCGCCCGCGCCCGGCTGGCGGCCGCCGACGATCGCCAACCCTCCGCCGCCGCGGGCCATGCCGCCGCAGGACATGGACGCGCTCGACGAGGCCGAGGGCTCCGCGCGAACCGTGACCTACGGGATCGGCCTGGTCGCCGGCGCGGTCGGGATCATCCTCATGTGCCTGTTCTGCTCCCGGATCATCTTCTGACCGGTCGGCCGCGCGAGAAAGCCCGCGCAGCCGACCGCGGAAGAAGAGCCGCGCAGCCGACTGCGCGAGAAGGCCCGCGCCGCCGGCCTCGCGAGAAGGCCCCGCCCAGCCGGCCCGCGAGGAAGCATCGCCTGGCCGGCCGCCGGAGAGACAGCCGGCCGCGAAATCAGCCGGCCGCCGAAGTCAGTAGGTGCCCCAGACCGCGGTAGCACCCGAGTCGCCGGTCTGGAAGACGTAGTAGCCGGTCAGCGCGGCCAGAACGATCACGACCACAGCAATTGCCAGGTCGGCGATCCGGGGCAGCGCCCGAGGGTTGCGTACGGTCAGCGCGACCAGGATCAGGCTCACCACGCCCAAGGCGATGGACAGCCAGGTGGTGAGCGTCCCGTAGTCCATGTGCTGGTCGAGGATCTCCTTGCCGTTGCCGCTCAGCCCTTGGCCGAGCAGCCGGTTGTAGAGCTCGGTACCGGACTGCTTCGAGACGAACGCCGAGGCGGGCGCCACCACAGCCAGCAGCGCGACCGCCCAGCCGAGTTTCGGCCGCCAGGGCGGCACGAGCGCGTAGACGGTCGCCCCAAGTGCCAGCAGGGGTACGAAGATGACTGCGGCATGCAGCACGAGGATATGTACCGGTAAGCCGTTGACCTGGTCGAACACCATTCCTCCTCGATCCGGGTTCACCCGGGGATGCGGGGGTGCGTGCGCGGGGATCCGGGGTGTCCGCGCAAGCTTAGGAGTCGTTGACGGCGCAAACATCCCCTCGTGACAATCTTGTAGCCGGACTGATCCGCCGCGACCGCTGTCAGGGTTGGTGAATCACGTCGCCCGTGTTGTCATGGACCGATGTCCACCGGTGCAGAACTGCTGCGTACGCATGGCTTGCGGGTCACCCGGCCGCGTCTTGCGGTGCTCGAGGTCCTCGCCGCCGGCGGTCACCTGGAGGTGGACGAGATCGCCCGCCAGGTCCGCACCCGGCTCGACTCCGTCTCCACGCAGGCGGTCTACGACGTCCTGGGCGCGCTGTCCCGGGCCGGCCTGGCCCGCCGGATCGAGCCGGCCGGCAGCCCCGCCAGGTTCGAGGCCCGTGTCGGCGACAACCATCATCACATCGTGTGCCGCGGCTGCGGCCAGATCGCCGATGTCGACTGCGCGGTCGGCGAGCCACCCTGCCTGACGCCCAGCAGCGCCCACGGCTTCGCCTTGGACGAGGCCGAGATCACCTTCTGGGGCCTCTGCCCGCCCTGCCAGTCCCAGCGAGACGCCGACATCTCCACCTGAGCCCGGCCCCGGCCCGATGTGCCAGGCCGCAAGACTCCCCCATCTCCACCTGAGCGCGGCCCGATGTGCCAGACCCAGCAAGACTCCCCCAGCTCCACCTGAATCGAGCCTCGGCCCGACCTCCGGAGCCCGGCTGGACTCCGAATTCTCCGCCTGAGCGTGGCACGCTGGATGGCATGACCGGAGACGTTGGCCTGTTCGGACCGGATTCGATCACCTGGAAACTGCATCGTGAACCCATCCTGATGCTCGGCGGGCTGCGCTCGCTCTACCTGCAGGCGCTGCACCCCCGCGCAGTCGCCGGCATCTCACAGAACTCGGGGTATCGCGCCGACCCCTGGGGTCGCCTGATGCGCACGTCGAACTACGTCGGGACGGTCATCTACGGCAGCACCGGCGAGGTGCACGAGGCCGCCGCCCGGCTGCGCCGCCTGCACGCCCGGATGACCGCGGTGGACCCGCGCACCGGGGAACGCTTCCCGATCAACGAGCCGGAGCTGCTGCGCTGGGTGCACGTCGCCGAGGTCGAGTCGTTCCTGAGCACCGCGGTGCACGCCGGGGTACGCCTCACCGACGACGAGGTCGACGCGTACTACACCGAGCAACTCCGGTCCGCCGAGCTCGTCGGGCTGGATCCGGCCATCGTGCCGTCCACAGCCGCCGAGGTCGCGGACTACTACGCGGGCCTGCGCCCCGAACTCGGCTTGACCCGGGACAGCGCGGAGACGGCTCTCTTCCTCACCGTGCCGCCGGTGCCGGCCACCTGGGGCAGCCGGGCGCTGCGGCTCGGTCTCACCCTCGGTCCGCCGCGCTGGGCATACCTCGGCATTGCCGGCACCGCGATCGGCCTGCTGCCGCCCTGGGCCCGCAAGATGTACGGCGGCCTGGGCTGGCCCACCACCGACCTGGCCGCGAGCCTCTCCGCCCGAGGCTTGCGGGCGCTGATCGCCACGATCCTGTCCACCCTGCCCAAGCAGTACCGGGTCGCTCCGATGCGCCAGGCCGCCCTGGAACGCGCCGGCCTAGCCTGACCGCGCGCCAAACAAGGCAAAGCAGCCTGGCAAGGCAAGCCGGAAAGACAAGCCGGAAAGACAGGCCGAGGAGGGAAGCAAGCCGAGGAAGGCAAGCGGAAGGCCGCGAACCCAAGCCGGCTCAGCCCTTCAGATGCTCCACCGCCGCCCAAGGCTCCTTCGCCGCCACCTCCGACCCGGCCGGGCACGCCTTGCGGAAGTCGCACCAGCCACAGAGCGACCCCGGATTGGTAGGAAACGACTCGTCCGCATCAGCCCCGGCCGCCACCGCCTTCTCCGCCGCCATGATGTCGAGCGCGGTCTCCTCCGCCCGCCGCACCTGCCGGGCCAGCGACTCCTCGGTGTGCTCGTGCACGGCCACCGTGCCGGTCGGCAGGTGGTGCAGCTCGACCCGATAGCAGGGCCGCCGGAAGACCCGCTGGGCGGCGAACGCATACAGCGCGAGCGCCTGCGACCCACGGGCGTCGTCGGCGTCCAGCCCCGAGCGGCCGGTCTTGTAGTCGACGATCACCGCTTCCGGACCCTCCGGCCCGCTGCGGGCGTCGATCCGGTCAGCCCGCCCGTTCAGCGCGAGGATCGAGGTCTTGGTCGCCACCCCGCGCTCCACCCCGAGTGGCTCCTCGGCCGGATCGAGGGTCGCCACGTAGGACTCCAGCCAGTCCAGAGCCCGGTAGTAGACCGCTCGCTCCTGGTCGACGTCCCGGTAGCCTTCCCGTACCCAAGTCGCCTTGAGCAACGTCGGCAGCGCGCCTGGCGCGCGCCGCTCGGTCGGCAGTGCGTACCAATTCTTCAGAGCCGTGTGCACGCTCGCGCCGAGCGAGTTGTGCGCCCACGGTGGGCCCTTGGGCGGGCTGGGACGATCAACATACGAATATCGATATCGCCGGGGGCAGTCAATATACGCCCCGAGCTTGCTCGGCGTGCAGACGAAGAGCCGCTCGGGCATGCCGGCGAAGCCCAACTGCTCGGGCACGACGGCGCCCGGCTTGGCGGCACGGGATCTGGTGGGGGGCACACAGCAATCCTGCCAGCACCCCCCGACAAGAATTTCAGAGCAGGGCCGAGTACGACTTCACGAAGGCGAAGACGGCATCCGCGATGAGCTGCACCGCGATGGCCGCGAGCAGCAGACCGGCGATCCGGGTGAGCACCTCGATGCCGGCCGGCCGCAGCAGCCGGACGATCACTCCGGAGAACCGCAGGACCAGCCACACGGTGGCCATCACGGCCAGGATCGCGGCCGCGAGGATCAGGTATTCGTCGGTGCTCTCCGCACGCTGGACGAAGAGCATGGTGGCGACGATCGCGCCCGGTCCGGCCAGCAGCGGCGTACCCAGCGGCACCAGCGCGACGTTGCTCGTGCCGGCCTGCTCCTCGGGCTGGTCGGTCTTGCCGGTGAGCAGCTGCAACGCGACCAGCACGAGCAGCAGGCCACCGGCGGCCTGCAACGCCGGCAACTGAACGTGCAGGTAGTCCAGCAGAGTCTGCCCGGCCACCGCGAAGCCCACGATCACGCCGAGGGCGAGCAGCACAGCCTGCGTGCCGGCCCGGTTGCGGGCCTTGGCGGGCAGGGTCCCGGTGAGCGCGAGGAAGACCGGCACCATGCCGGGCGGATCGACGATCACCAGCAGAGTCACGAAGAACTCGCCGAACAGCTTGAGGTTCACCCGATCAAGGTAGGGGTCGGCACCCTCCGGCGCAGGCCGGTGCGGCGATCGTCACCCCAGGACAGGGACGCCGGTCGCCGCGGAGACGATTTTCTCGTACGCCTCCGGGGCGGTGCGGAAGGCGCCCAGGGCGACTGTCTTGTGCGTACCGTGGAAATCGGATGATCCGGTCACGACCAGGCCGAGCCGTTCCGCCAAGGCCCGCACCTGGGCCCGCTCGGCGGGCGTGTGATCTTCATGGTCGGCCTCCAGGCCGAAGAGGCCTTCCTCAGCCAACTTCATGATCAGCTCATCCGGCACCACCCGGCCACGCTTGGTCGCCCGGGGATGAGCAAAAACGGCCACCCCACCGGCCGCACGCACGGCACGCACCGCTTCGAAAACATCAAGATCAGACTTGGGTACGAAGTAACGCGCGCCCAGCCATGTCGAAGCGAACGCCTCCGTGGTGGTCCGCACCAACCCGGCCCTGATCAGGGCCTGCGCGATGTGCGGCCGGCCCACCGACCCGCCCGCCGCGTACCCGTGGACCTCAGCCCACGTGATCGGCACACCGTCCGCCCGTAGCTTCTCGACGATCTTCTCGGCCCGCTGCTCCCGGTCCTCCCGGAGCCGCAGCAGCTCGGCCGCCAGCATCGGCTCCGCCGGATCGAACAGGTACGCCAGCAGGTGCAACGGGATGGCCGGCTGCATGCCGAACCAGCGGCACGACAGTTCGGCGCCACGGACGAGCCGCAGACCGTCCGGCCGGGCGGCCGCAGCCGGCTCCCAGCCGCCGGTCGTGTCGTGATCGGTGATCGCGATGACGTCGAGCCCCGCCTCGGCGCCGGCCCGCATCAGCTCGGCCGGCGTCAACGTGCCGTCGCTGGCGGTCGAGTGGCAGTGCAGGTCGATTTTGGTCACCGCTGCCACGCTACCGCTGGGCCGGACCTGCTCAGGCGTCTTCTCCCTCGTCGTCCTTGCCCAGCCGGGCCTCGACGGCCTGCGGCTCATACATCTCCTCGACCACCCGGAGGTAGAGCTCGTTCGGGTTGGGCAGGTGCTTGACCTCGCGCAGCGCCTGGTCCTGACCGGCCGACTCGAGCACGAACGTGCCGTAACTCAGCATGCGGCCGAGGGCGGACTGCTCGTACTTCATGTCGGTGACCCGCAGCAGCGGCATCATCGCCACCTTGCGGGTGATGATGCCGTTGACCACCATCACCCGCTTGTTGGTGAGGATGAACCGGTCGAAATACCAGTCGAAGACCTTCCAGGCGACCCAGCTGATCACGCCGAGCCAGATCAGGACCGCGACGGTCACCATGCCGTCGATCTCCTGCCGGGTCAGGAAGCCGGCCAGGTAACCGAGGGCGAGCGTGGCGGCGGCGCCGATCCCGATCGGACCGGTCAGATGGATCCAGTGCCGCTTCCACTCACCGCGGTAGCGCTCGGTCGGGAACAGATACCTCGCGACCAGCGTGGTCGGCTCGTCCTCCAAGGGGAGGAACCGCCGGGGTCCACCGCTGCGGTCGAGCCCTTCCAGCTCTTCCTCGGTGAACTCAGGCGCCTCGTACTCCTCCTGCTCCACGTAACGATCGCCGGGCGGGCGTTGCTGCCCGCGTGCGTAGGCATGATCGTCCGCATAGGGACCAGCCTCGTCCGCATAGGGATCAGTACGTGTGTACTCAGGATCGTCCTGGTACGCCGGGTCGTTGTACCCGAAACTCGCATCGTCATCCTGAGGGCGTCGGGCGCCCTCACCTCGCGGGTCGCGCGGCTCACCAGGATCCATGTGGTGATGCTATGCGACGAGGTCCGTGAAGAAGGTGCCGAAGCCTCGTGCGATGTCCGCGATCGTACCGCCGAGTGACTCGAAGACCGCTGCAGCGGATCTCGGGTTGAAGGCGATGAAGAAGATCAAGAATGCGATACCAAGCCAGGTGAGGACCTTCTTGACCATGGGGGCCTTCCTCCGGGTGCGAGTGGCGTTCAGCGCCGCGGCAATACTGACGGTATCAGCTTCGTCGCTTCGTGTGAACAAAGTGTCCGGAAAGCCGATTGCCATCCCCGCAGGTCACACCTAAGAGGTCAGGCACGACCGTGCAGGTAGGGCGACGGCGCTCCGAACACCAGCTCGGGCGGCACCCCCTCGGAGAGGTCGTGCAGAACGACGTGCTCCGCGAGAAGATAGCCCGCGCTTGCGGGCCACGCTACCGCATAGAGCCACATTCCTTTTGCCTCACTCACGTAGGCACTTCGATCTTCCGGTGACTTGACACACCACAGTGGAGTGGGATGCCCGGCCGCTTTGATCTTCGCGTGTGGACCGGCATGTGCACCGCGGTCACCCAGCGCCTCGGAGAGCAGGTGCCCGGGATCAATGCCGGGAATGCCGGCGAACCGGGTGCCCAGGCCGACGCCCGGCTGCTCGGCGATGAGGACCAGGTCAGCCGGCCCGCCGCCGAGCGGCTCCGGCCCGCTGCACGCCAGCGCGGTCGCCCGAACCCCGAACCGGTCGTCGCCCGACCAGGCGACACCGGTCACCATCCAGCCGGTCGGCAGCGGCCAGGGACACCAGAGCGGGATCCGCTCCGCACTGGAGGCCGACTCCCGCAGCACCGCCCCGACGATCTCCGCACTGATGTGTTCGGCGACGTGGAACGGCGGAACGTCGCCACAGTCGTCGCACCGCCAGTTGCTGTGCATCAGGTCCGGCTTCCGAACCTGAGCAGCACATCTGGGGCAACTCACCGTGACACCCACACTCCATACCGTGCGGGTCGCGGAAGCCCCCGTCAAGCGGATCGGCAGAAGAGGGGCCGATCCAGGTCAGGCGGGCGGCGGGCCGGCGTGCGCGCGAATCCACGCATGCATGGCGATACCACTGGCGACGCCGGCGTTGATCGAGCGGGTCGATCCGTACTGCGCGATCGAGAAGAGCTGCGAACAGGCAGCCCGGGCAGCGTCGGAGAGACCCGGCCCCTCCTGCCCGAACAGCAGGACGCAGCGGCGCGGAAGCGTGGTCGTCTCCATCGGGCACGAGCCGGGGAGATTGTCGATGCCGATCACCGGCAGCTGCTCGCCGGCCGCCCACGCCACGAATTCCTCGATGGTCGGGTGGTGGCGCACATGCTGATAACGATCCGTGACCATGGCGCCCCGGCGGTTCCACCGGCGCTGGCCCACGATGTGCACCTCGGCGGCGAGGAAGGCGTTGGCATTGCGGACCACGGTGCCGATGTTCAGATCGTGCTGCCAGTTCTCGATCGCGACGTGGAAGTCGTGCCGTCGCGTGTCCAACTCGGCGATCACCGCTTCCCGGCGCCAATACCGGTACCGGTCGACGACATTGCGCCGGTCACCGGCCTCGAGCAGCTCCGGATCGTACTGCTCGCCGGTCGGCCACGGACCCACCCAGGGGCCCACGCCGACGTCGGTGGAATGGTCCTCGCCCGCGGTCATGGAGCGATAGGCTACCGATTCGATCTCGCCGGGCTCACGTCACCGGCTCTGCGCGGGATCAACCCGACAGGAGACGCAATGAGCGGCGGGGCCCTCCCCGGCACCCGCCGCCCACGCTCTGTTGAGAAAGAGTTTGCCTTACCGTCCGTATCCATGTGAAGGACTTTCAGATGTGACCCAGCTCACATTTAGGTTTCTTTACTGAAAGTTTGAAGTTTGGACACGCTCCCACGACCGGCGCTTGTGCAGGACAAATCGCCTAGATCATGAGATGCGGGACTCATTCCGCGCGGAGCGAGAGTCGGCAATCAGACACTGTGCGCCTACTTTCAGTTACGATGAGTTGTCCCTGTTGCGCTCCTGAATGGTGCCGTAGGCCACGTGTCGCCGCCGCCAGAACGGGAATGGTGGAGGGGGACCAGGAGTTTTACCGGACGAAAGCGATTCCCGCAGACGGAGGCATCATGGCGACGGTTGCGCTGACCGCAGCGAACTTCGACGAGGTCACCGGCAAGGACGGCATCGTCCTGGTCGACTTCTGGGCCAGCTGGTGCGGGCCTTGCGTACGGTTCGCGCCCACCTACGAGCGCTCCTCGGAGAAGCACCCGGACATCACGTTCGGGAAGGTTGACACCGAGGCCGAGCAGGCGCTGGCCGCGAAGTTCGACATCCGCTCCATCCCGACGATCATGGCGGTCCGCGACGGTGTCGTGGTCTTCGCCCAGCCCGGCGCTCTCCCCGAGACCGCGCTGGAGAGTCTGATCGAGAAGGTCGAGCAGCTCGACATGGACGAGGTTCGCGAGCAGATCGCCGCGCACCGTAAGGGGGCGCACGGCGAGGCGGCGTCGGCTGCCAAGGCGGCTCCCGCGGCCAAGGAGGCTCCGGCCGCTTCGGCTGCGCCTGACGCCAAGTCGGCGTCGGCTGCCAAGGCGGCGCCGGCTGCTAAGGCGGCGCCGGCCGCTCCCGCCAAGGAGGAAGCGGCCGCCGGTCGTAGCTGAGCTCGGAAGACACTGCAAAAGGGCCCGCGGTTCGCGGGCCCTTTTTGTTGTCCGACTTCGCTGTCCACTTCGTTGTCCACAGGCCGGATTTTGTTGTCCACAGATCCGGCGAAGGTCATGGACAGGGGATAGAACATGTGTTCGAA is part of the Actinoplanes sp. NBC_00393 genome and harbors:
- a CDS encoding RecB family exonuclease, with the protein product MPERLFVCTPSKLGAYIDCPRRYRYSYVDRPSPPKGPPWAHNSLGASVHTALKNWYALPTERRAPGALPTLLKATWVREGYRDVDQERAVYYRALDWLESYVATLDPAEEPLGVERGVATKTSILALNGRADRIDARSGPEGPEAVIVDYKTGRSGLDADDARGSQALALYAFAAQRVFRRPCYRVELHHLPTGTVAVHEHTEESLARQVRRAEETALDIMAAEKAVAAGADADESFPTNPGSLCGWCDFRKACPAGSEVAAKEPWAAVEHLKG
- a CDS encoding DUF6758 family protein yields the protein MGVTVSCPRCAAQVRKPDLMHSNWRCDDCGDVPPFHVAEHISAEIVGAVLRESASSAERIPLWCPWPLPTGWMVTGVAWSGDDRFGVRATALACSGPEPLGGGPADLVLIAEQPGVGLGTRFAGIPGIDPGHLLSEALGDRGAHAGPHAKIKAAGHPTPLWCVKSPEDRSAYVSEAKGMWLYAVAWPASAGYLLAEHVVLHDLSEGVPPELVFGAPSPYLHGRA
- a CDS encoding TrmH family RNA methyltransferase produces the protein MTAGEDHSTDVGVGPWVGPWPTGEQYDPELLEAGDRRNVVDRYRYWRREAVIAELDTRRHDFHVAIENWQHDLNIGTVVRNANAFLAAEVHIVGQRRWNRRGAMVTDRYQHVRHHPTIEEFVAWAAGEQLPVIGIDNLPGSCPMETTTLPRRCVLLFGQEGPGLSDAARAACSQLFSIAQYGSTRSINAGVASGIAMHAWIRAHAGPPPA
- a CDS encoding PH domain-containing protein, which produces MDPGEPRDPRGEGARRPQDDDASFGYNDPAYQDDPEYTRTDPYADEAGPYADDHAYARGQQRPPGDRYVEQEEYEAPEFTEEELEGLDRSGGPRRFLPLEDEPTTLVARYLFPTERYRGEWKRHWIHLTGPIGIGAAATLALGYLAGFLTRQEIDGMVTVAVLIWLGVISWVAWKVFDWYFDRFILTNKRVMVVNGIITRKVAMMPLLRVTDMKYEQSALGRMLSYGTFVLESAGQDQALREVKHLPNPNELYLRVVEEMYEPQAVEARLGKDDEGEDA
- a CDS encoding PHP domain-containing protein is translated as MTKIDLHCHSTASDGTLTPAELMRAGAEAGLDVIAITDHDTTGGWEPAAAARPDGLRLVRGAELSCRWFGMQPAIPLHLLAYLFDPAEPMLAAELLRLREDREQRAEKIVEKLRADGVPITWAEVHGYAAGGSVGRPHIAQALIRAGLVRTTTEAFASTWLGARYFVPKSDLDVFEAVRAVRAAGGVAVFAHPRATKRGRVVPDELIMKLAEEGLFGLEADHEDHTPAERAQVRALAERLGLVVTGSSDFHGTHKTVALGAFRTAPEAYEKIVSAATGVPVLG
- a CDS encoding MarC family protein codes for the protein MNLKLFGEFFVTLLVIVDPPGMVPVFLALTGTLPAKARNRAGTQAVLLALGVIVGFAVAGQTLLDYLHVQLPALQAAGGLLLVLVALQLLTGKTDQPEEQAGTSNVALVPLGTPLLAGPGAIVATMLFVQRAESTDEYLILAAAILAVMATVWLVLRFSGVIVRLLRPAGIEVLTRIAGLLLAAIAVQLIADAVFAFVKSYSALL